In Uranotaenia lowii strain MFRU-FL chromosome 2, ASM2978415v1, whole genome shotgun sequence, one genomic interval encodes:
- the LOC129741251 gene encoding uncharacterized protein LOC129741251: MKVFVAFLVASLAVAAQAGYVENSWPINSLGWNSWNNGWNNGWNEWNNWNTKGLVSYPYSSVHGSWPAVNSVYDNAWVNGNGWYGAKPTVVQANVAKVNPWGLPWAGYGYGHGYNNYVAHGAPVVAAKYIAANPGSVHVAPLVGHAVNQKLIVA; encoded by the exons ATGAAG GTATTCGTCGCATTCCTGGTTGCCAGCTTGGCCGTTGCAGCTCAAGCCGGATATGTCGAGAACTCGTGGCCAATCAACTCCTTGGGATGGAACTCCTGGAACAACGGATGGAACAATGGATGGAATGAATGGAACAACTGGAACACCAAGGGTCTGGTTTCGTATCCTTATTCCTCAGTTCATGGATCCTGGCCAGCAGTGAACTCCGTCTATGACAATGCCTGGGTCAACGGAAACGGATGGTATGGAGCGAAGCCAACTGTCGTTCAGGCCAACGTTGCAAAGGTCAATCCATGGGGACTTCCATGGGCCGGATATGGTTATGGCCATGGATACAACAATTATGTTGCTCATGGTGCTCCAGTCGTTGCTGCCAAGTATATTGCTGCCAATCCAGGATCAGTTCATGTTGCTCCACTTGTTGGACATGCCGTGAATCAGAAGCTGATCGTTGCCTAA
- the LOC129744363 gene encoding uncharacterized protein LOC129744363, producing MKIFIAFLFLVLAVAAEPSYLPTATVVAHQVPVSTSVWPPYGVYGKAAVLNKYAYPAAAAGVYGSWGWPATYGNRLAYSAPILATGTTAKIVDNGLWNYAGYGHGYGLGLNNNYWL from the exons atgaag ATCTTCATCGCATTCCTGTTCTTGGTTTTGGCCGTTGCTGCTGAACCATCATATCTTCCAACGGCGACGGTTGTtgcccaccaggttccagtgaGCACCTCCGTTTGGCCCCCGTATGGCGTGTATGGAAAGGCTGCCGTCCTGAACAAGTACGCAtacccagcagcagcagcaggagtCTACGGAAGCTGGGGCTGGCCAGCCACGTACGGCAACCGCCTTGCCTATTCGGCTCCAATTTTGGCCACCGGAACAACAGCCAAGATCGTCGATAACGGCCTCTGGAACTACGCAGGCTACGGCCATGGCTATGGATTGGGACTCAACAACAACTACTGGCTTTAA
- the LOC129741252 gene encoding uncharacterized protein LOC129741252: MKVFIAFLVASLAVAAQAGYVENSWPINSLGWNSWNNGWNNGWNEWNNWNIKGLVSYPYSSVHGSWPAVNSVYDNAWVNGNGWYGAKPTVVQANVAKVNPWGLPWAGYGYGHGYNNYVAHGAPVVAAKYVAANPGSVHVAPLVGQAVNQKLIVA, encoded by the exons ATGAAG GTATTCATCGCATTCCTCGTAGCCAGCTTGGCAGTTGCTGCTCAAGCCGGATATGTCGAGAACTCGTGGCCAATCAACTCCTTGGGATGGAACTCCTGGAACAACGGATGGAACAATGGATGGAATGAATGGAACAACTGGAACATCAAGGGTCTGGTTTCGTATCCTTATTCCTCAGTTCATGGATCCTGGCCAGCAGTGAACTCCGTCTATGACAATGCCTGGGTCAACGGAAACGGATGGTATGGAGCGAAGCCAACTGTCGTTCAGGCCAACGTTGCAAAGGTCAATCCATGGGGACTTCCATGGGCCGGATATGGTTATGGCCATGGATACAACAATTATGTTGCTCATGGTGCTCCAGTCGTTGCTGCCAAGTATGTTGCTGCCAATCCAGGATCAGTTCATGTTGCTCCACTTGTTGGGCAAGCCGTCAACCAGAAGCTGATTGTTGCTTAA
- the LOC129741248 gene encoding uncharacterized protein LOC129741248, which produces MKAFIAFLVASLAVAAQAGYVENSWPVQSLGWNSWNNGWNNGWNEWNNWNTKGLVSYPYSSVHGSWPAVNSVYDNAWVNGNGWYGVKPTVVQANVAKVNPWGLPWAGYGYGHGYNNYVAHGAPVVAAKYVAANPGSVHVAPLVGHAVNQKLIVA; this is translated from the exons ATGAAA GCATTCATCGCATTCCTGGTAGCCAGCTTGGCCGTTGCTGCTCAAGCCGGATATGTCGAAAACTCGTGGCCAGTCCAATCCCTGGGATGGAACTCCTGGAACAACGGATGGAACAATGGATGGAATGAATGGAATAACTGGAACACCAAGGGTCTGGTTTCGTATCCTTACTCTTCCGTTCATGGATCCTGGCCAGCAGTGAACTCCGTCTATGACAACGCTTGGGTCAACGGAAACGGATGGTATGGAGTAAAGCCAACCGTTGTTCAGGCCAATGTTGCCAAGGTCAATCCGTGGGGACTTCCATGGGCCGGATATGGTTATGGACATGGATACAACAACTATGTTGCTCATGGTGCTCCAGTCGTTGCTGCCAAGTATGTTGCTGCCAATCCAGGATCGGTTCATGTTGCTCCACTTGTTGGACATGCCGTTAACCAGAAGCTGATCGTTGCCTAA
- the LOC129741249 gene encoding uncharacterized protein LOC129741249, with protein MKAFVAFVAFLVATLAVAAQAGYVENSWPVNSLGWNSWNNGWNNGWNEWNNWNNKGLVSYPYSSVHGSWPAVNSVYDNAWVNGNGWYGAKPTVVQANVAKVNPWGLPWAGYGYGQGYNNYVAHGAPVVAAKYVAANPGSVHVAPLVEHAVNQKLIVA; from the exons ATGAAG GCATTCGTCGCATTCGTCGCATTCCTGGTAGCTACATTGGCCGTTGCCGCTCAAGCCGGTTATGTCGAGAACTCGTGGCCAGTTAACTCCCTGGGATGGAACTCCTGGAACAACGGATGGAACAATGGATGGAATGAATGGAACAACTGGAACAACAAGGGTCTGGTTTCGTATCCTTATTCCTCAGTTCATGGATCTTGGCCAGCAGTGAACTCCGTCTATGACAACGCTTGGGTTAACGGAAACGGATGGTATGGAGCAAAGCCAACTGTCGTTCAGGCCAACGTTGCCAAGGTCAACCCATGGGGCCTTCCATGGGCCGGATATGGTTATGGACAAGGATACAACAACTATGTTGCTCATGGTGCTCCAGTCGTTGCTGCCAAGTATGTTGCTGCCAATCCAGGATCAGTTCATGTTGCTCCACTTGTTGAACATGCCGTTAACCAGAAGCTGATTGTTGCTTAA